From the genome of Mustela lutreola isolate mMusLut2 chromosome 16, mMusLut2.pri, whole genome shotgun sequence, one region includes:
- the LENG1 gene encoding leukocyte receptor cluster member 1 yields the protein MNILPKKSWHVRNKDNVARVRRDEAQAREEEKERERRVLLAQQEARTEFLRNKARHRSSLPELESAEAGARGSGPVDLFRELLEEGKGGTRGNKEYEEEKRLEKERQEKALGILTYLGQSAAEAQTQPPWYQLPPGRGAPKPGPGPDEKIKNRLDPLREMEKHLRRKRRHSGEDGGHKMKGKGVPEKQRPGGPPSLDQLRAERLRREATERARAEALLAQVRGTAPQEDQPEEEADERRRRYNSQFNPQWARRPASKTQVLTDSWGERRGRSCQPSYKTIYS from the exons ATGAATATCTTGCCCAAGAAGAGTTGGCACGTCCGGAACAAGGACAATGTGGCCCGCGTGCGGCGTGACGAGGCTCAGGCccgggaggaggagaaagagcgGGAGCGGAGGGTGCTGCTTGCCCAGCAGGAG GCCCGCACAGAATTCCTGCGTAACAAAGCCAGGCACCGGAGCTCTCTCCCTGAGCTCGAATCAGCAGAGGCAGGAGCCCGCGGTTCTGGCCCTGTGGACCTATTTCGGGAGCTgctggaggaagggaaaggggggaCCAGAGGCAATAAAGAGTACGAGGAAGAAAAGCGACTGGAGAAA gagaggcaggagaaagcTCTGGGCATCCTGACATACCTGGGCCAGAGTGCAGCGGAAGCCCAGACTCAGCCACCTTGGTACCAGCTCCCCCCGGGGCGAGGGGCCCCCAAGCCTGGCCCAGGTCCAGATGAGAAGATCAAGAACCGCCTGGACCCTCTtcgggagatggagaagcatttgCGGAGGAAGCGGCGGCACAGCGGAGAGGATGGCGGCCACAAAATGAAGGGGAAGGGGGTGCCCGAGAAGCAGCGGCCAGGAGG GCCCCCATCCCTGGACCAGCTTCGAGCTGAACGTCTTCGGCGGGAAGCAACGGAACGGGCTCGTGCAGAGGCCCTGCTGGCCCAAGTCCGAGGCACAGCCCCCCAGGAAGACCAACCTGAAGAGGAGGCCGATGAACGGCGGAGGCGGTACAACTCCCAGTTCAACCCCCAGTGGGCCCGGCGTCCCGCCAGCAAGACCCAAGTGCTCACTGACTcctggggggagaggagaggccgTAGCTGCCAGCCGTCATATAAAactatttattcataa
- the TMC4 gene encoding transmembrane channel-like protein 4 produces MWEPEARDSSGGWPVPRGARAGPSLSSVLNELPSAATLRYRGPGVLPWGASEEEEEDGDRNIQAIAEAAQKELEEPLPSRELPWPLQARRAHRQSHAKDQRAQKSGSRGEQWALWLRRSKEKMKAGLHTLQPWAWTLKRIGGQFGAGTESYFSLLRFLLLLNLLASILKACMTLLPTWLEGTPPGPPGPNASSPCGFYDPNPQGLVAFPTHLFNLLSGEGFLEWSPLFYGFYPPRPHLAVTYLCSVFVIGLLDLLLILHRSVSGLKQTLLAESGALTSFSHRVFTAWDFGLCGDAHVRLRQRSILYELQVELEEAVVRRQAAVRTLGQQAWMWSVHILLNLLVIALLGAAFYGVYWATGATVDLQEMPLVQEMPLLKLGVDYLPSIFISGVNFLLPPVFKLIAPLEGYTRSRQIVFILLRTVFLRLASLLVLLFSLWNQITCGGKAEAEECKTCGYNYKELPCWETRLGQEMYKLLLFDLLTGLAVMLLIQFPRKLLCGLCPGALGRVVGTQEFQVPDEVLGLIYAQTVVWVGSFFCPLLPLLNTVKFLLLFYLKKFTLFSTCSPASRTFRASTVNFFFPLVLLLGLAISAVPVLYSLFLIPPSKLCGPFQGQSSIWAHIPESIYTLPQTVQDFLFFLGTQTFAVPLLLISSILMAYTLALANSYGRLISELKRQIETEARNKVFLAQRAVALSSARGAL; encoded by the exons atgtgggaaCCGGAGGCCCGGGACTCCTCTGGAGGGTGGCCGGTACCCCGGGGAGCCAGAGCAG GCCCGTCCCTCTCTTCTGTGCTGAATGAGCTCCCCAGTGCTGCTACCCTTCGGTACCGAGGCCCTGGGGTTCTGCCATGGGGGGcatcagaggaggaggaagaagatggagACAGGAATATCCAGGCCATCGCAGAAGCTGCCCAAAAGGAGCTGGAGGAGCCCCTCCCCTCCCGGGAACTGCCCTGGCCCCTGCAGGCCCGCCGGGCACACAG GCAGAGCCATGCCAAGGACCAGAGGGCTCAGAAATCAGGTTCCAGAGGCGAGCAGTGGGCCTTGTGGCTTCGGCGGTCCAAGGAGAAGATGAAGGCGGGCCTGCACACCTTGCAACCCTGGGCGTGGACACTGAAGAGAATCGGGG GCCAGTTTGGCGCGGGCACGGAGTCCTACTTCTCCCTGCTGCGTTTCCTGCTGCTTCTCAACCTGCTGGCGTCCATACTTAAGGCCTGCATGACGTTGCTTCCCACCTGGCTGGAAGGGACTCCCCCGGGTCCCCCGGGCCCTAACGCCTCCTCACCCTGCGGCTTCTACGACCCCAACCCCCAAGGCCTGGTCGCCTTCCCCACCCATCTCTTCAACCTGCTCTCAGGAGAG GGTTTTCTAGAATGGTCTCCTCTCTTCTATGGGTTCTACCCACCCCGTCCACACCTGGCAGTCACCTACCTATGCTCTGTCTTTGTCATTGGCCTCCTGGACCTGCTGCTCATCCTTCATCG CTCCGTGTCAGGACTCAAACAGACGCTGTTGGCCGAGTCAGGGGCCCTGACCAGCTTCAGCCACCGGGTGTTCACCGCCTGGGACTTCGGCCTCTGTGGGGATGCGCACGTGCGGCTGCGCCAGCGCAGTATCCTCTACGAGTTGCAG GTGGAGCTGGAGGAAGCTGTGGTGCGGCGCCAGGCGGCGGTGCGGACCCTGGGCCAGCAAGCCTGGATGTGGTCGGTGCACATTCTGCTCAATCTGCTGGTGATTGCACTCCTGGGAGCAGCCTTCTATGGAGTCTACTGGGCTACAGGGGCCACTGTGGATCTGCAG GAGATGCCCCTTGTCCAGGAGATGCCACTGCTAAAGCTTGGGGTGGATTACCTTCCGTCCATCTTCATCTCTGGGGTCAACTTCTTACTGCCACCTGTGTTCAAGCTCATTGCCCCACTGGAGGGCTACACCAGGAGCCGCCAGATTGTTTTTATCCTGCTCAG GACCGTGTTTCTCCGCCTGGCCTCCCTGCTcgttctgctcttctctctctggaaTCAGATCACTTGCGGGGGCAAGGCTGAGGCTGAGGAGTGCAAAACCTGTGGCTACAATTACAAGGAACTACCG TGCTGGGAGACTCGGCTGGGGCAGGAGATGTACAAACTCCTGCTGTTTGATCTGCTGACTGGCCTGGCTGTTATGCTGCTCATCCAGTTTCCTCGGAA ACTGCTCTGCGGCCTCTGTCCCGGGGCGCTGGGTCGTGTGGTGGGAACCCAGGAGTTCCAGGTGCCCGACGAGGTGCTCGGGCTCATCTACGCGCAGACGGTGGTCTGGGTAGGGAGTTTTTTCTGCCCTTTACTACCTCTGCTCAACACGGTCAAGTTCCTGCTACTTTTCTATTTGAAAAAG TTCACCCttttctccacctgctccccggCCTCCCGCACCTTTCGGGCTTCCACAGtgaatttctttttccccttggTCCTTCTCCTGGGTCTGGCCATCTCCGCCGTTCCCGTGCTTTATAGCCTTTTCCT GATCCCACCTTCCAAGCTGTGCGGTCCATTCCAAGGGCAGTCGTCCATCTGGGCCCACATCCCTGAGTCTATTTACACCCTCCCGCAGACCGTCCAggactttctctttttcctggggACCCAGACTTTTGCCGTGCCTCTTCTGTTAATCTCCAG CATCCTGATGGCATATACCTTGGCCTTGGCTAACTCTTACGGACGTCTCATCTCTGAGCTCAAACGCCAGATAGAGACG GAGGCGCGGAATAAGGTCTTCCTGGCACAGCGCGCCGTGGCCCTGAGCTCGGCCAGAGGGGCTCTCTga